A section of the Rhodococcus pseudokoreensis genome encodes:
- a CDS encoding LutC/YkgG family protein — protein sequence MSDARTAILHRVRDALSDRPMAGDIPRDYDLHRDYPDLLELAQERIADYKADVRRVSPAQVGTEITAALARRGAARVIAPPGLPTDWRTPEVTWLDDTPLGLDELDAADAVVTGCAVTIAETGTIVLDAGPTQGRRALTLVPDYHLCVIEAHQVVATVPEALARLDTTRPLTFISGPSATSDIELDRVEGVHGPRTLDVLLIES from the coding sequence ATGAGTGACGCCCGCACCGCCATCCTCCACCGGGTCCGAGACGCGCTCAGCGATCGACCGATGGCCGGTGACATCCCCCGCGACTACGACCTGCATCGCGACTACCCGGATCTGCTCGAGTTGGCGCAGGAGCGGATCGCCGACTACAAGGCCGACGTCCGCAGGGTCAGCCCCGCTCAGGTGGGGACGGAGATCACCGCGGCCCTGGCCCGCCGAGGCGCCGCCCGGGTCATCGCCCCGCCCGGGCTGCCGACCGACTGGCGCACCCCGGAAGTGACATGGCTCGACGACACACCGTTAGGTCTCGACGAACTCGACGCCGCGGACGCGGTGGTGACCGGGTGCGCCGTCACGATCGCCGAAACCGGCACCATCGTCCTCGACGCGGGCCCGACACAGGGGCGGAGGGCGTTGACCCTCGTCCCCGACTACCACCTGTGTGTGATCGAAGCCCACCAGGTGGTCGCGACCGTGCCGGAGGCTCTGGCCCGCCTCGATACCACCCGGCCGCTGACGTTCATCTCCGGCCCGTCCGCCACCAGCGACATCGAACTCGACCGAGTCGAAGGCGTGCACGGACCGCGGACCCTCGACGTCCTGCTGATCGAGTCGTAG
- a CDS encoding enoyl-CoA hydratase/isomerase family protein — protein MTITQESTATEPELALRQLLENDPPADLVTDRVALQRQGSVAVVTLSHPKAHNALALASWQRLRSIFDELAHDPTLRAAVIRGAGTKAFAAGADIKEFPRTRMTAADATHYNEFVAQTLRAVSAVPVPVIAAIRGLAVGGGCELSTACDVRIATEDARFGIPIGRLGVILGYTEADAAARLIGPAALKYLLFSGDLIYVEDAQRLGLVQKIVPTHELASATAKLVTRICCQSAVTMRASKLVADMHGRALTAADTELLSRLSVEAYEGEDLQEGVAAFEQGRRPVFNQQEVN, from the coding sequence ATGACCATCACCCAGGAGTCGACGGCGACCGAACCGGAACTCGCCCTTCGGCAGCTGCTCGAGAACGATCCACCGGCCGACCTAGTGACCGACCGCGTGGCCCTCCAGCGCCAGGGGAGTGTCGCCGTGGTCACCTTGAGTCACCCGAAGGCCCACAACGCCCTGGCCCTCGCAAGCTGGCAACGACTCCGGTCGATATTCGACGAGCTGGCACACGATCCGACGCTGCGCGCCGCCGTGATCCGCGGTGCCGGTACCAAGGCCTTCGCCGCCGGCGCCGACATCAAGGAGTTCCCCCGCACCCGGATGACGGCCGCCGACGCCACCCACTACAACGAGTTCGTCGCGCAAACCCTGCGCGCCGTCTCAGCTGTCCCGGTTCCCGTCATCGCGGCGATCCGCGGACTGGCCGTGGGAGGCGGATGTGAATTGTCCACCGCGTGCGATGTCCGCATTGCCACCGAGGACGCCCGGTTCGGAATCCCGATCGGGCGGCTCGGGGTCATCCTCGGCTACACCGAGGCCGACGCCGCCGCCCGACTGATCGGTCCGGCAGCGCTGAAGTACCTCCTCTTCAGTGGCGACCTGATCTACGTCGAGGACGCCCAACGGCTGGGACTGGTGCAGAAGATCGTCCCGACGCACGAACTCGCCTCGGCCACTGCGAAACTCGTCACACGAATCTGCTGCCAGTCGGCCGTCACCATGCGGGCATCGAAGCTAGTGGCCGACATGCACGGGCGGGCACTGACCGCGGCGGACACCGAGCTCTTGTCGCGTCTGAGTGTCGAAGCCTACGAAGGCGAGGACCTCCAGGAAGGGGTGGCGGCCTTCGAACAGGGACGCCGACCCGTGTTCAACCAGCAGGAAGTGAACTGA
- a CDS encoding (Fe-S)-binding protein has protein sequence MTTAQHESPTSRPAAGMRVALMATCLTDTLYPHTARAVVTLLERLGCTVEFPLSQTCCGQMHFNTGYRDDATRLASRMNEVFDGYTAVVAPSGSCAAMVRDIYPKLPGVGEDLAHRMYELSEFLVDVLGVTDVGAYFPHRVTYHPTCHSLRMLGVGERPLQLLRAVRGIDLIELPAAESCCGFGGTFAVKNAETSSAMLSDKMRCVLNTGAEVLTAGDNSCLMHIGGGLSRLRTGVHTLHLADILASTEEDPWHVTQ, from the coding sequence ATGACCACCGCCCAGCACGAGAGTCCGACGTCCCGGCCGGCGGCGGGGATGCGGGTGGCCCTGATGGCGACCTGTCTGACCGACACCCTGTATCCGCACACCGCCCGGGCCGTCGTCACGTTGCTCGAACGCCTCGGCTGCACCGTCGAATTCCCGCTGAGTCAAACATGTTGCGGTCAAATGCACTTCAACACCGGCTACCGTGACGACGCCACCCGGCTCGCCTCCCGCATGAACGAGGTGTTCGACGGGTACACCGCCGTCGTGGCACCGTCCGGATCGTGCGCAGCCATGGTCCGCGACATCTACCCGAAACTTCCCGGCGTGGGGGAGGACCTCGCCCACCGCATGTATGAGCTCTCGGAGTTCCTCGTCGATGTGCTCGGGGTGACCGACGTCGGTGCCTACTTCCCGCACCGCGTCACCTACCACCCCACCTGCCACTCACTGCGGATGCTCGGTGTCGGCGAGCGGCCGTTGCAGCTGCTGCGCGCGGTTCGCGGCATCGACCTGATCGAGCTGCCCGCCGCGGAATCGTGCTGCGGATTCGGTGGCACATTCGCGGTCAAGAACGCCGAAACATCGAGCGCTATGCTCAGCGACAAGATGCGGTGCGTGCTCAACACCGGCGCCGAAGTGCTCACCGCCGGCGACAACTCGTGCTTGATGCACATCGGCGGCGGTCTGTCGCGTCTTCGCACCGGAGTGCACACCCTGCACCTCGCCGACATTCTCGCCTCGACCGAGGAGGACCCGTGGCACGTAACCCAGTGA
- a CDS encoding GntR family transcriptional regulator, with the protein MSEQLADGTTGFALGESVLGELPPRDTTALVRGVRDRLRLAIALGEIPSGSRLNQVQLAKQLGVSRMPIRTATAELVAEGLLEVVPGGGVAVRQFTERDLRDVFEVRGALESRAVRHVAEHQPVWGLATIDKVVETHKPLVPTYGPAQLLAADREFHMSILDATENSFFRRSIMPVWSTVERAMVQVLHLQEVFTSAWDEHEQIVQAMRAGDPELAEARLHQHLEHAASELAKVMPPEDRVAAADQG; encoded by the coding sequence ATGTCTGAGCAACTAGCCGACGGCACGACCGGCTTCGCCCTGGGAGAGTCCGTCCTCGGCGAACTGCCGCCGCGCGACACTACCGCCCTGGTCCGTGGGGTGCGAGACCGACTTCGGCTGGCCATCGCACTGGGGGAGATTCCCTCCGGGTCCCGACTCAATCAAGTGCAGCTGGCCAAACAACTCGGCGTCAGCCGTATGCCGATCCGGACCGCGACCGCAGAACTGGTGGCCGAAGGACTGCTCGAGGTCGTTCCGGGCGGCGGGGTCGCGGTGCGTCAGTTCACCGAACGCGACCTGCGTGATGTGTTCGAGGTGCGTGGGGCGCTCGAATCCCGTGCGGTACGACACGTCGCCGAGCATCAGCCCGTCTGGGGACTGGCCACCATCGACAAAGTGGTGGAGACGCACAAACCGTTGGTGCCGACCTATGGGCCCGCGCAACTGCTCGCCGCGGACCGCGAGTTCCACATGTCGATTCTCGACGCCACCGAGAATTCGTTCTTCCGGCGTTCGATCATGCCGGTGTGGTCGACGGTCGAGCGGGCGATGGTTCAGGTCCTCCATCTCCAAGAGGTCTTTACCTCCGCCTGGGACGAGCACGAACAGATCGTGCAGGCGATGCGCGCCGGTGACCCGGAGTTGGCCGAGGCCCGATTGCACCAGCACCTCGAGCACGCCGCTTCGGAATTGGCGAAGGTCATGCCCCCGGAGGACCGTGTCGCTGCCGCCGACCAGGGCTGA
- a CDS encoding LutB/LldF family L-lactate oxidation iron-sulfur protein: MARNPVTWMGVPTFPKAAQEALGDSQLRSNLRHATHTIRDKRAAAVGEVPDWERLRRAGEAIKDETLAHLDTYLQKLEAAVTSRGGVVHWARDAAEANAIVLKLARAAGADEVVKVKSMATAEIGLNEALEEGGVTAIETDLAELIVQLGNDRPSHILVPAIHRNRSEVREIFRNQMPEAPADLSSEPKALAEAARRHLRKKFLSAKVAVSGANFAVADTGSIMVVESEGNGRMCLTLPQTLITVMGIEKLVPTSRDLEVFLQLLPRSSTAERMNPYTSMWTGVTPGDGPQEFHLILLDNGRTATLSDPVGRQALRCIRCSACLNVCPVYERTGGQSYGSVYPGPIGAILTPQLVDDPHDKQAASLPFASSLCGACFEVCPVRIDIPEVLTHLRARAVAEKSKMSPEALAMSAMATMFADPRKYALAQRAGAAAAKLAPSGSVSRLPFPGSRWTATRDMPMPATESFRTWWKTNRKDSDE; encoded by the coding sequence GTGGCACGTAACCCAGTGACCTGGATGGGGGTACCCACCTTCCCCAAGGCTGCCCAGGAAGCGCTTGGTGATTCACAGCTGCGGAGCAATCTGCGCCACGCCACCCACACCATCCGTGACAAACGGGCCGCCGCGGTCGGTGAGGTGCCGGACTGGGAACGGCTGCGGCGCGCCGGGGAGGCGATCAAGGACGAAACCCTCGCCCACCTCGACACCTACCTTCAGAAGCTGGAAGCGGCGGTGACCTCCCGCGGTGGTGTCGTGCACTGGGCGCGTGACGCCGCCGAAGCCAACGCGATCGTATTGAAGTTGGCACGCGCCGCCGGAGCCGACGAGGTGGTCAAGGTCAAGTCCATGGCCACCGCCGAGATCGGACTGAACGAAGCCCTCGAGGAGGGGGGCGTGACCGCGATCGAGACCGACCTGGCCGAACTCATCGTCCAACTCGGCAACGACCGCCCCTCCCACATCCTCGTTCCGGCCATCCACCGGAATCGATCCGAGGTCCGGGAAATCTTCCGGAACCAGATGCCGGAAGCGCCCGCGGACTTGTCGTCGGAACCGAAGGCGTTGGCCGAGGCGGCACGCCGGCATCTGCGTAAGAAGTTCCTCTCCGCGAAGGTCGCGGTCTCGGGAGCGAACTTCGCCGTCGCCGATACCGGTTCGATCATGGTGGTCGAATCCGAGGGAAACGGCCGCATGTGCCTGACCTTGCCGCAGACACTTATCACCGTGATGGGAATCGAGAAACTCGTCCCCACCAGCCGGGACCTGGAAGTCTTCCTGCAATTGCTGCCGCGCTCGTCGACCGCGGAACGGATGAACCCCTACACCTCGATGTGGACCGGGGTCACCCCCGGCGACGGCCCGCAGGAATTCCATCTGATTCTCCTCGACAACGGTCGCACCGCGACCCTGTCCGATCCCGTCGGGCGTCAGGCGCTGCGATGCATTCGCTGCTCGGCATGTCTGAACGTGTGCCCGGTGTACGAGCGCACCGGTGGCCAGTCCTACGGGTCGGTGTACCCCGGCCCCATCGGGGCGATTCTCACCCCGCAACTCGTCGACGACCCGCACGACAAGCAGGCGGCCTCGCTGCCGTTCGCATCGTCGCTGTGCGGCGCCTGCTTCGAGGTGTGCCCGGTACGCATCGACATCCCCGAGGTCCTCACCCACCTGCGGGCACGCGCCGTCGCCGAGAAGAGCAAGATGTCGCCGGAAGCCCTGGCGATGAGCGCCATGGCGACGATGTTCGCCGATCCCCGCAAGTACGCGCTCGCTCAGCGGGCCGGGGCCGCGGCCGCGAAGCTCGCCCCGTCCGGGTCGGTGTCCCGACTGCCGTTCCCGGGTTCGCGATGGACGGCCACCCGGGACATGCCGATGCCGGCGACCGAGTCGTTCCGCACCTGGTGGAAGACGAACCGGAAGGATTCCGATGAGTGA
- a CDS encoding CaiB/BaiF CoA transferase family protein, giving the protein MAALDGIRVVDLTRYLSGPTLTMLLADLGADVIKIETLPVGDPARQSGPFQDGESVYYMASNRNKRSIALDLRTPEGMQACRDLILDADVFVQNFKPGTTDAMGLGAADLHELNPQLVYVSLSGFGQRGPGADLPGFDQTAQAMSGLMSITGTAETGPLRVGIAVADSVTGVFGAVGVLGALYERERTGVGTVVEGSLMQSMLTMLSYQAQKYLSLGVVPGQDGNDHPIMFPQGTFKTADGAMTLACGNEKMWHRLCDVLDFPAYKSDERFADNAARMTNRAELRRIIEDVLAAKTTEEWLNVVAASGVPCGPVLTVDQALDHPVTAGLDMIEETDHTTLGPMKVLGQAINITGSEKNWLRRPPPLLGEHTREILADVGYDDERIGEMLTGKQALQWNSEQ; this is encoded by the coding sequence ATGGCTGCACTCGACGGGATCCGCGTCGTCGATCTCACCCGCTATCTCTCCGGACCGACCCTGACCATGCTCCTGGCCGACCTCGGCGCCGACGTCATCAAGATTGAGACGTTGCCCGTCGGCGACCCCGCCCGCCAGTCCGGCCCGTTTCAGGACGGCGAGAGCGTGTACTACATGGCCTCCAACCGGAACAAGCGCTCGATCGCGTTGGACCTGCGGACCCCGGAGGGAATGCAGGCGTGCCGGGACCTGATCCTTGACGCCGACGTATTCGTCCAAAACTTCAAACCCGGCACCACCGACGCCATGGGGCTCGGCGCCGCAGACCTGCACGAACTCAACCCCCAATTGGTGTATGTGTCCCTCAGCGGTTTCGGTCAGCGCGGACCGGGTGCGGACCTGCCCGGCTTCGACCAGACCGCCCAGGCGATGTCCGGGCTGATGAGCATCACCGGCACCGCCGAGACCGGCCCCCTGCGCGTGGGTATCGCGGTCGCCGACTCGGTGACCGGAGTGTTCGGTGCCGTCGGTGTGCTGGGTGCACTCTACGAGCGTGAGCGCACCGGAGTGGGCACCGTCGTCGAGGGGTCGCTGATGCAGTCGATGCTCACCATGCTGTCGTATCAGGCGCAGAAGTACCTCAGCCTCGGCGTCGTGCCCGGTCAGGACGGCAACGACCATCCGATCATGTTCCCCCAGGGCACCTTCAAGACCGCCGACGGTGCCATGACCCTGGCCTGCGGCAACGAAAAGATGTGGCACCGGCTGTGCGACGTACTCGATTTCCCGGCCTACAAGAGCGACGAACGCTTCGCCGACAACGCCGCCCGGATGACCAACCGGGCTGAGCTGCGCCGCATCATCGAGGACGTCCTCGCCGCGAAGACCACCGAGGAATGGCTCAACGTTGTTGCGGCGTCCGGTGTGCCGTGCGGTCCCGTCCTGACCGTCGACCAGGCACTCGATCACCCGGTCACCGCCGGACTCGACATGATCGAGGAGACCGACCACACCACCCTCGGCCCGATGAAGGTCCTCGGACAGGCGATCAACATCACCGGGAGCGAGAAGAACTGGCTGCGCCGCCCGCCGCCGCTGCTCGGCGAACACACCCGCGAGATTCTCGCAGACGTCGGATACGACGACGAGCGGATCGGCGAGATGCTCACCGGGAAACAAGCGCTGCAGTGGAACTCGGAACAATGA